A stretch of DNA from Arachis hypogaea cultivar Tifrunner chromosome 19, arahy.Tifrunner.gnm2.J5K5, whole genome shotgun sequence:
tactcacgtaaggtattacttggacgacccagtgcacttgctggttagtggtacgcgttgtgaaaagtgtgattcacaattcgtgcaccatttaACTTCAGGGTAGGGCTATAATGAGGACATCAGATTGCATATCATCCCAATAAACCTTCTAGCTGGACAATAAAGGTAATATAGTTCCTATAATGCAAAACATTATTGTTCAAAATAGTTTTACTTTGGTAAAATCCTGCCAAAGGCACTGATTGTATACTCATTTAGTTCCCTACACCTAAAGAAAATTGTAACATGAAACAACGACGTAGTTGCTAGGAGCAAGTAGTTCCTATAATGCAAATCATTATTATTCAGAATAGTTTTACTTTGGTTAAATCCTGCCAAAGACACTGATTGTATACTCATTTAGTTCCCTACACCTAAAATTGCTTTTTAAGAAAATTGTAACATGAAACAATGTCTTAGTTGGTAGGAGCAAGTACCTTGTTAGTAATGTTCAACATATGTTTCTGAATACTTCTTTGAAAACGACAttctctgtttctttcttttgATCATCATCATGACACAATAAAATCTTCAGTCCTTCCTTATTTGTCACCCTGGAGATAGCAACATATAGCTGGCCATGTGTGAATACGGGTTTCTTCAATATTAACCCAACCTTTGATAATGACTGACCTTGGCTCTTGTTTATAGTCATCATGTATGAAACCATAATAGGAAATTGTCTCAATTGAAATTTGAATGGTATTCGATGGTCAGAAGGACTTAGGGTTATCCTTGGTATAAACACTTTCTGCCCCTTATTCTTGCCCGCACACGTTCGTGCTTCAATTATGTGTTTTCCAAGCTTAGTAACAACCAATCATGTTCCATTGCACAATCCTGCGGAGTGGTCAATGTTTCTTAACAGCATAATTGGTGTTCCAACTTTTAGTGTTAACTCATGATTAGGGACACCCGAGCACTTGATTGTGTTTAGGAGTTCAGGAGTATGTATTGAAGCCAATAAACCATTATTAGGCTCTGTGGGGCATGCCTTATCAGAGCTAAAATATGTTTACGCTTCAGCCGGATTTAAACTCATCATGTAGTTGTTGATCTCATCAACTAACTGCAGTGTTGGTGCAAGGATAGCTCGATCTTCAATCTGTTGGTCAATATTTCTTCCTGAAAAGATTTCATGATAAGTTACTCTACATATTGCTTCAATTGGGTCTACCCAATCGGAAACCAATATGTCATCGGGAATGACAACCTTTTCACCTGTATTTGATCGTGACCCTTGGTTGCCGTCACCTATACTTAGTATCCAATCAGCAAATTCTTTCAACTCAGATGACCTTGAGTTTGAATCACTTGATTTTAAGCGCATGTTCTTTGAAAGTGTCAAAAGCTTGTAGTCATCCCACAAGTATGATAAGTTGATAGTGGCATTGACTATCTCTTGCCTAGACACTTTCGGGATGACTGAAAGTATTTGGCGAAAATCCCCCCCAAAAACAATTGTCTTTCCTCCAAATGGCTGCTCCAAGCTATCTGTGTTATTGAACCTTAATATGTCATGCATGGTTCTGTCAAGAGCTTTAATACAGAATCTATTTACCATATATTTCTCATCCCAAATTATCAACTTTGTCTTAATCAAAAGCTCAGTTAATGCACTCCCTTGCTTAATATTGCATGTTGAGAATTAATCTATGTTAAGTGGTATTGCAAAATGTGAGTGAGCTGTCCTGCCTCCAGGCAACAAAAGTGATGCTATCCCACTAGATGCAACTGTTAGAACAATATGTGATCTAGACCTCAATGCAGATGCTAGTGTCTTCCAAACAAACGTTTTTCCTGTCCTACCGTACCCATAAAGGAAAAATACTCCACCTTTCCCGGTTTGAACTGTAGTAATGACTTCGTTATATACTTCTTTTTGTTCATCAGTTAATAGTCCTAAGTAGGTTACATGCTCTGCAGCTAGTTTCTGCCGATCGTATCTGAGTTCATCGCAAATTAACCTATTCATGCCATTGGGATACAGTAAATTGTTACATTGGTTTGTATCTGGCATAGGCATTGGTGGAAAATCTTTTAGACTCTTGTTGTATTTGTTAAGTATATTCTCAATCTCCATTAGGGTCAAATCTTTGATCTCATCCTCTATGAGGACTAACGCTGTGTACATAATAGCAACATATATGTCAAATCATGTATTTGATTAAGAAAAAATTGTTAACTCAAATCGTAAACACTTGTAAAACCTTGCTTCCAACAATTGGtcaaattttacaaatttttattttctttaataaagtGAATCTAATAAAATGAGTCCAAATCACTAATAAATCTAATACCATGTATATTAAATCTTATTTTCATATCCTCTTAATTCATACTATTTATTATTATGCATGAAGTTATATGTTTAGGCAAGCCATAGCAAGTTGTACATGAATTGATATACACTTGTATTCTAAAAATTCTACCAATAAATATGTAGATGTTAATTCTTATGTCATAAATAATCACACTATCCTTATAATGCCACAAAGTTCATAAATACCTTGATTATCGAGTAGTCTCCTGTGTCTATGAAGTATGTCATCACATAATAAAGTGCATGTTTCTTCCCATACATGTTCAGGTCTGTCCATTGAATTGGAAAATAACAATGTAGCAAAAAGATTCCTTAAGTATGTACCTGACCCCAAATAACTTGCTTCCACTATTGCTTCAACATATTCCTTATCATCATCTAAAAGACCACGTGCATAACATGCATCTTTGAATGATGAGTATACAACACTATCTATAGTTCGAATGTCTTCATAGCAAGTTGGTCCCCTAATGTAATTGAGTAGTAGTCTTAGGTAATATCTCTCACCAGATCCAGGAGGCACAAAGAAGATTCTTCCAATTACAGCATGGCTCTTCTGAGGCAACCACACACTTTCCTTTGCCTTCCACACAAAATGTATAGGGAATTCTGCATAAGTTAGCGACCTTGCTTCTGAGTAGATCTTGTTGGCTTGAAACCAACAGAGAAACATAGACTATTTGACAGATGCTTCTCGGATCACATCATCGAGCTTTTTATTATCTTTAAAGATAAAGTTTTCTTCATCGGTAAGTGAAATCCTAGACGAACAACCGAGGGATCTCTGTAGTGTATGTTGTAACCAAAGATCCTCCAAGCAGCTTCACACGGAGAAATGTAATTGCAATCATAGTACATACTGACTTCATCATAGTCATCCATGTTCTCTTTGTCTGCAGCACTTTTATAAAATGAAGCCGTTACACGGTCATGACCTTTATTCACATATTTGAACAAATACTTAATAGATCTTGACTGGTTACACCACTCAACATTAATATGGGCACCATATCTCATGAGTAGAAACCTATTGTGTGGTACCACGTAACGGCTGTCAAGATCGACTCCTGATTTGTTGATAGCCTTTCCATCTTCTCTTCATCGATATACCGGGTAATCATCATCGTCGATAGTAGTACTCTCAACAAACCTCTTAGGGAAGTGTCGAATGCATTTAGCATTTTCCATACATGGTGAATCTTTCTTTGCCACTCCACAAGGATCATGCATCATGTGCTTTTCGACTGCATCAAAGTATTCAGGGTCTGTCTCTTTATCGGGTATCTCAGCTGATATAATCTTATCAATATCTTCGGCAGTGGGAAATTTGTCATCCTTGTGTAAGAATAGTAGAATGTATGCATGTGGTAACCCATGTTTCTGGAATTCAATTGTATACCACTGTAAGATTCATAATGAAAAGTTCAAATCCATGACAAATAGACTCTCATACATAAAACATTATAGCTATTGCTATTGGAAACTTGAGCCATGACATAATTGGTTTTGACTGGACATACCTGCACTAACTCTACCAAAAACTTTGTTTGCTCGGACATCTTTAATTAGTGTATCTAATTTTGCCTTGAAAACCCTACAAACAATATCGGGTCGATCTTGTGGATTTAACTCTCTATTATTCAAAAAATCTTCAACATCAGGCCACTTCGGATTGCACGTGAAGGTTATGAAGAGGTCTGGATAACCAACAGCCATACATATTGCCATTGCATCCTGATAGTTTTGTATCATATATCCATGTCCTCCTGTGAATGATGAAGGCAATATTATACGCTTGCCACATGATGACGGCGTTGTTTCTCCATTCAGTACTGTTTCCTTTACTCCCTTGTACATCTCACACCTTAATTTCTCTTGGTCGCTGTGTATGTAGTTTTTCCTTGATGATTCAATCATGGAGTACCCATTAACCAAAAACTATTGAAAGAGTTTTCTTGAGTATAATAGTGGAGATCTATCGGCTAGTCTTTCTTGTATACAAAAAGCAAAAAATTCTCTCATTGACACCTCCTGTCGTCCTTTACCACGGTTATGGTGTCTTTTATTTAGCGGTATATCTTCCTTGTATCCATCCTCACCATAAGGAAATAGCAGGGGATATTATAATCCCATATATGCTGGATTGAGTTGATTAATCCTTTGTAATTTTCTGCTCTGTGTCTCCACAACAATGTCTCTGTCTATCTTGTCAATATCAAAATCACCGATAATCAATGCAGCAACCTCATCTGTTGATGGTAAGTTATATCTTCTACCATTGATTCACAGGAATTTTCCTTTCACAAATTTCctaccggcaagtacaccggattgtcgtcaagaaaaactcactgtagagtgaggtcgaatcccacagggattggtagatcgagcaatgttaattggagaattatgTTAGTTGAGCAAAATTGGAATTGAATTGGAAATTGTAGAGAATAAAATTGGcaaaaaacttaaattgcaagagatTAAATggaagaaattaaattgcaggaaagtaaacgacagaatcttaaattgctggaaagtaaatgggaatggtgattaagcatgaaattaaagagcagtaagtaaatagaatgggtaagatcagagaggGGGAatcattggggtcaggagatgtataattctccagatcaaattcattttcatctcttctgcaatcaatgcattcattgatctccttggcaatcttaagtgattggatcccaattccttggctcaccaatctctctaagcatgaacaattgcccaattccttgatttaagtgcttatgggaagagatgaagtttggtcactgattataccacacgaattcatagatcaaagtgttggaaggattacatgtcactatatccatccaaaccccaatctaatccaatgtgagaaagtatttctatcatgatctcctcattcctcttccaaggttccgaagatatccaattatgaatagcttctttcccaagataactattcaattggatgaagaacaaAAGCTTTCTAGCAGAATCaagggaaaagaaagaagaagatgaattaaaactaatgttgatccattgaattacacagagctccctaacccaatgaaatggattagttgttcatagctcaattcaatttacaGAGAAGAAGAGTGCAGGAAAATAAAAGCCTAGctagaaagtaaaagaaaaagaaagtacataaacaaaaggaaaaagtgCAGAAGAAAAATAAACAGAGTGCTGAGCTCCCAGAGCCCCCTCAGGGCCTCCCGAAAAGCTCCTTTCAATCTTCAACAATTCTTCTATTTATAACCTTCTTCTCATCTTCAGTTGGATCAAGTatttggatgtgggccttggccttgattgaaGCAATGAGGAATGATTCTTAGTGATGGGCATTGGCAACTAACTTTCATATTCTGTATAGGTGCAATTTGGAATTGATTTGGCCTTAACGTTggtgatcacgtttgagggcaaaCATTGAACCAAATGTCCTTTGAAAAATAGTTTCTGGTTTGCTGCCATTGACGTTTGATCCAACGTTGGAGGGCCAAGGTTCTGCtattcacgtgtacgcgtgacctacgcgtacacGTGAATGGTCAAATTTGCCATTTCACGCGTGCCCGTGCGCGTGGTTGGGCTGAAAAAGTATGTCGACGCGtacgacgtgtacgcgtcgatgcaaAATTTCCAACTCCCATTTTTGAAATCTTATTGCGGACTTTAGAGGCTAGCGTTTGAGGCAACTTTGGCCTCCAACGTTCGcacatccacgcatgcgcgtcacctacgcgtgcgcgtggatgccaaattttcaaattccaaaactGAATGTTGCACATCAAGCCTTGGGACGTCCTTTTGTCCTCTTGCCAACATTGCAAATTTCATGCTtactatatactattatatatggttggaaagctctgaatgtcatctttctaatccaattagaatcacctcaattggacatcaaaaactcaagttatgctcctttgaaggggacatgGTCGCTAGCGTCGGTGTGCAACGTTAGAGTCAACTTTGGCACAccaacgtggtcgaaaacgcttgGAACATTGCCTGATTCGGAAGCTCAATCGtgctgtccaccccatactattatatattgtggaaaagtcctgaatgtctactttccaatgccgttggaagtgcatcatttggagcttCACAACTTGAGTTATAgtccatcgaaggtgcagaggtcagctggccttactacaggttggtaccatgttcgtttatgcacatttcagGGAAGTTTTATCCCTCAATTTttgtgtccaccatgtagttccatatattcttggaaatctCTAGATTCCTAATTTCCAATGCTTTTGGAACCACCTCATTtaaagctctgtagctcaagttattcttgtttaaaGTAGACCCCTTCAGGCTATGGGGAGAAACGTTTCCAGCaacgttggagcaccaactttggctccaacgttgcttcCCTTTGCTTCCTTTCATGGCTTTCTTGTTGcttctttgccttcccttttcttagcttcttcttacctatcatcaaccaaacaaaatgcATCAAAGTATTGCCTTAATCATAAGATAATGTATCATTCATAGCATCAAACAATtctttgcataaatctcatgaaaatgcacaaaattaacaatgtttgattgaatcaagacaagcatgagTTTCTCATCCAAATACCTACTTtttgcctaagaaatgcatgaaactactctaaaacaaacaaaaaatggcttgtgaaactagccaagatgccctggcatcacaacaccaaacctaaatcttgcttgtcctcaagcaagtgatagaacatgaaaatacaagagatatggtgtgcgaaatcgtgatcattccattcttggtaacggcgctaaaaactcaatgcgcacataaatgccacagacacataactgggtgaaccttttccaattgtgactcagctttgctaaagtccccaattagaggtgtccagggttcttaagcacactcttcttttgctttggaccttgactttaaccgctcagtctcaagttttcacttgacaccttcacgccacaagcacatggttagggacagcttagtttagccgcttaggctaggattttattcctttaggccctcgtatccactgatgctcaaagccttggatccttttattatccttgccttttggttttaagggttactggctttttgctcttgcctcttggtgttaagagcttttggctttttctgcttgcttttttttttgtaagctttctgtattcactgctttttcttgcttcaataatcatttttatgatttttcagattatcaaataacatttctcttgttcatcattctttcaagagccaacatatttaacattcttaaacaacaacttcaaaagacatatgcattgttcaagcattcattcagaaaacaaaaagtattgtcaccacatcaaaataattaaactaatttcaaggatgaattcgaaaccatgtacttcttgttcttttgtaattaaaacatttttcattcaagagaggtgatggattcataggacattcataactttaaggcatagacacttaaatactagtgatcatgaagacaaaaacataaacaaacataaagcataaaaatcgaaaaacaggaaaataaataaacaaggagattaaggaatgagtcccccttagtgagggtggcgtcttcctcttcttgaagaaccaatggtgcttttgagctcctctatgtctcttccttgtctttcttgctcctccctcatagctctttgatcttctctaatttcatggaggatgatggagtgctcttgatgttccacccttaattgtcccatgttggaacttaattcacctaaggaagtgttgatttgttcccaatagttttgtagagggaagtgcatcccttgaggcatctcagggatttcatggtgaggaatttcctcatgctcatgttgaggtccatgctctcttgtttgctccatctttttcttagtgatgggcttatcctcttcaatgaggatgtctccctctatgtcaattccagccgaattgcagaggagataaatgagatgaggaaaggctaaccttgccaaattagaggacttgttagccaccttgtagagttcttgaggtataatctcatgaacttccacttcctccccaatcatgatactatggatcatgatggcccggtctatagtaacttcagactggttgctagtaggaatgattgagcgttgaataaactccaaccatcctctagccactggtttgaggtcatgccttcttggTTGAACCGGAttacctcttgagtcaattttccattgagctccttcctcacatatgtctatgaggacttggtccaacctttgatcaaagttgacccttcttgtgtaggggcgtgcgttctcttccattaTTGGTAGGTTGAACGCCAATCTTACAttctctggactgaaatctaagtatttcccccgaaccatggtgagccaattctttgggttcgggttcacactttgatcatggttcctggtAACCCacgcatttgcatagaactcttgaaccattaagatcccgacttgttgaatggggttggttagaacttcccaacctcttctttggatttcaagtcagatctccggatactcattctttttgagtttgaaaggaacctcaggaataactttcttcttggccacaacttcatagaagtggtcttgatggaccttagagatgaatctctccatctctcatgactcagaggtggaagcaattgccttccctttcctctttctagaggtttctctggccttaggtgccataaatggttatggaaaaacaaaaagcaatgcttttaccacaccaaacttaaaatggttgctcgtccttgcgcaaaagaaaagagaaagaagtagaagaagaagaaaaatggaggagatagagggagaaggtggattcggccaaggggaagaagagagggttgtgttgtgtgaaaatgaagaaggaatgaggggtttatataggaggggggaggggttagggttcggccatttagggttgggtttgggagggaaattattttgaatttaaaggtaggtggggtttttggggaagagagaatggatatgagtggtgaagaggtgatgggaaagagtgattgagttgattggtgaggggtatttggggaagagagttatgaaaaggtgtgaagagtagagaagaagtaggtagggatcctgtggggtccacagatcttgaggagatcctgtggggtccacagatccagtggggccaaggactttAATCATTCCTGCTCCAATTAAGCGTGTAAACGCCCTCTGTAGGatatcctggcatttaacgccagactgcagcatgtttctggcattaaacgccagttccatgcttgttttgggcgttcaatgccagtctatagcatgtttctggcgttgaacgccagtgtggtgcatatttctggcgttaaacgccagtctgatgcttgtttctggtgtttaacgccagctttcctctgggtgcaatcctggcatttaaacgccagactgctgcttgtttctggcgtttgacgccagtttcatgctctgttctggcgttaaacgccagccagatgctccttactggcgtttaaacgccagtaagcccttcctccagggtgttctattttcaatgctatttttcattctgttttcgatttttcagtagtttttgtgactccatatgatcatcaacctaataaatcatgaaataacaaagagaaaataaaataaaaatgattaaataacattgggttgcctcccaacaagtgcttctttaatgtcaatagcttgacagtgagctctcatggagcctcacagataatcagagcaagtttgggacctcccaacaccaaacttagagtttggatatgggagctcaacaccaaacttagagtttggttgtggcctggtgcacgaaattgtgatctcaggcaacggtgccagaaactctgtacgcatgtcttaataaatcgtttttcattcacaactttaatacaactaaccagcaagtgcactgggtcgtccaagtaataaaccttacgtgagtaagggtcgatcccacggagattgttggtatgaagcaagctatggtcaccttgtaaatctcagtcaggcggatataaaatagttatggagttttcgaacataaataataaatagatagaaaataaggaaagaaacacttatgtatatcattggtgagaatttcagataagtgtatagagatgctttcgttcctctgaacctctgctttcctgctgtcttcatccaatcagtcttactcctttccatggctggctttatataaggacatcaccgttgtcaatggctactttttatcctctctgtaaaatggtccgatgcgctgtcactgcatggctaatcatctggaggcatcacccttgtcaatggctgtatcccatcctcttgtgaaaatggtccaaatgctctgtcacagcacggctaatcatctgaggttctcgatcatactggaataggattcaccctcct
This window harbors:
- the LOC140182289 gene encoding uncharacterized protein, producing MIESSRKNYIHSDQEKLRCEMYKGVKETVLNGETTPSSCGKRIILPSSFTGGHGYMIQNYQDAMAICMAVGYPDLFITFTCNPKWPDVEDFLNNRELNPQDRPDIWYTIEFQKHGLPHAYILLFLHKDDKFPTAEDIDKIISAEIPDKETDPEYFDAVEKHMMHDPCGVAKKDSPCMENAKCIRHFPKRFVESTTIDDDDYPSRSIKYLFKYVNKGHDRVTASFYKSAADKENMDDYDEVTNKIYSEARSLTYAEFPIHFVWKAKESVWLPQKSHAVIGRIFFVPPGSGERYYLRLLLNYIRGPTCYEDIRTIDSVVYSSFKDACYARGLLDDDKEYVEAIVEASYLGSALVLIEDEIKDLTLMEIENILNKYNKSLKDFPPMPMPDTNQCNNLLYPNGMNRLICDELRYDRQKLAAEHVTYLGLLTDEQKEVYNEVITTVQTGKGGVFFLYGYGRTGKTFVWKTLASALRSRSHIVLTVASSGIASLLLPGGRTAHSHFAIPLNID